DNA from Solanum stenotomum isolate F172 chromosome 3, ASM1918654v1, whole genome shotgun sequence:
AGAAATATCGTCTTGAAACTGAGGTACATATGTGGTCCTTTTGTGTAACTTGATGTGACACTactattataattatcaatagagttaaaaaaaagttcttttattttaatttgttaattattagtatgacttatatatatatttatataaattttagtttaaaatttttgaagacTCTATGTGTTCAGATTCATTGAAGATTTATTAGTTTAACCCTCTTACTAAGTGTACACTTTCCTTGTAGGTGTTGAAGATGAAAGAGCAACTGTGTGAAGCAGAAAAGAAGATAGAAAGGCTATTATTGGAACATAAAAGTGATATTTCAAGCAATAATAGCCCAACTTCATCAATATTTTCAATGGAGCAGCCACATTTTAATCTTGGGGAGTTTGGAATAGAAGGGCAATTAATGGATGACAATATGTTCTTTGTTGCTGATTATCAAAGCAATTATGTGACTCTTTGGGATAATTAGCTAGAATgggtttaaatttattataatccTAAATGTATGATATTATGATCATCCTTGTTTAAGTTTTAATTGTACATAATGAATCATCACCTAATGTATATACATCCTTTCCGgtaaactataatttttttatacattcCCTATTCTTTTGCCAAATGGATCTgtatcaaattatttatcgtGCTTTTCTTTTACATCTCTCTTAATATAACATTAATTAGGAGGGATTTTTTACTACTTTACCCTCATCAATGTCTTCAGACATGAAtctcttttcattaaatatttttctctattaAGATTTTGTAGTTTTCCAGAACAATtactataaaatataaaatgagaaaaaataattaattttatcttgagcctctaatgaaaaatattttgagacaaTTACTtgtaaaaatcataatatataatttgagaCTGAGGAAATAGTTGATTAAGAGATCGTTTGGTTCATGAAATAAGATGTTGGATTAGTACTGACTCACCTAAATGTTTGTGTTGCTACAACTACTCCTACACTCTTTGTATTCCggaaggcataatacataaacatgatctTTAACTTAGTTTCAGCGGATAACTATGCCCTCCaatttgagtgtgcacaagtaagcactaaaacttgtataaaatttaacaagttTAACTAAGCACATGTATCCTaatggcataatacacgtaggacacaaaattgtcatgtagggtgCCATATAGGACGactgtgtctatttgttcaattttatacaagtttaagtctCTACTTATGCAAAatcaaagttaaaggtcatagttgtcaGCTGACGCCAAGTCATAGTTATGTATTATGCTTATTTCGTAATCATGTTTGGTTACTCTATattactcaaaaaaatatttttttcaaattttattcatttctAAACATAACTCCAattttgaaatatcatttttaaattatttttttcaaataatgctttttttaaattaaaaaaattatgtgcaAATGTCCCCTTAGTAGTTTGGAAAATTTGTTTGGTATCCCTTGGTCTTGGAAATATTATGATCATGTGTGTTTTAGTGGCATAATAGCTGTCCAATGAGTTTGGCGTTTTGGACAAATGATTGAATTAGCAAATGTACGGACCAAAttagataattaattatattaataataataataaagctatctaaaatttaactaagatctatatataattaaattattaaatgagGACCACTAAAgcataaaagaaggaaaattagTAATTACGAGGTTACCGGCTAAGTTAGTGACTGTACCACGTGACGTGATAAAGATACCTTTGATTCAAGTATGTGTAAGTACGGATTAAAACgttaaacaaaacataataaataataaaaataattatgtgttCAAATTATTCGATCatctaatttaatatatatatatatatatatatatatatagtctatagtttatatacatatacacaatatatataCCGATAATATATGTGTATTTCAGTCATGATAAACTAATGGATCAAACGATATATATTGTGACTTTCCGAACACATTGATGGGATGATTTTCATTAGCCATAAAGTAGGTGTTTTGATCCAAATCTTTATTAGGTGTTAATTAGCTTTTAAAATCCCAAATTTGAAGATGGGAAACATGACCTTAAGTTGTCGGgatatacatgaaaccaattAGTACTAAGCATGGAGccaaatttataattaacaaGTAGTTAAAATCATGTTAAAGGGAATCCTAGCTAGCCACACCATGCGCATCTACTTTAAAGTTCAATCTTTTCCATTAAACTATTCTTAAGAAAAAGGATTTCACTTGCATACAATCATacactatataataataattgtagcaacatgggttgtggtgagtgtttcacccttaatcagaggtctcggattcgagccctgggtatggagaaaatcatgttgggagcgccacctcCGAATGGGCCCTGTAGAGCgcgataataataataataatacactGTTATTGTTAAATTTGTTTCCACTACCAATGTTATTTAACTTAATATAGGCTTACTTCATCCATTTTCCAAATTATCAAGCAAGTTATTATGCACACTtgcatatatttaatttttaggcCAATTGCTTTGAAACTATTAGGGCATAAAGTTGTTTTCCGAAGTTCaacttcatgaaaaaaaatccaTGGTCAAACGTCTTTTTAATAATACTTTTGAAATGTAAATCTAGCttctatatcattttttttctttttaaattattttctatctAATCAAATACTGCCATATAAAATATAACGACAAAGTGAAGAGGTCCCATATATATCCATTCAAACAAGAGGGTCCAGATGGTGTTGAAGGAAATGCCAAAACAATACTAACAAACAAACTAGTTAAGCTAAAGCCTAAAGCTATAGATAATTAGCTTTCTAGCTAGCTATATATCCAATTAACCTAGACAAGTTTCACCAACCAATTAGACAACAAAGCTACATGTCCTTAAATTTTCAACCTCGTTTTCCATTTCTCAAATTAAACAAAGTTTTTTCACCTAATTGGCTCAACTCTCAAGctagtatatatatagaatattcCAAACAATTGACCGATGGAAATCGCACAAAGATAGAGATAAAGTCTTTGCGTACAATATTCTAATAACACCCTTAAATTCTAACGTATGTGAAATTATATtagatatgttattattgttctGAACATGTCAATATCACCCTCAAATTATACGTATGTGAAATTACATTAGATATGTTATTGTCGTTCTGAACAAGACATGCGAACATCAAGAGAGAAAGAAGTCCCATATACGACTAGCTAGCTCTATAAAATAAAGTCCCACCAAATACCATAATTTCTTTAAAGTATTCCTTTCTACACTTTCTAGCTATATATCcactttaatttcattttctacATCAAGAAGCAAAAGCAATAACAAGAGAGAAGGGAAGGGATTATGTCAAGTAGCAAGGTTGATGATCAAATGGAACTCATCTCTCACTTCTATCCTCATATTTACGCCCAATTAGCACAAGAACAAGGTTAGAACAACAACTTTAACTTTAATTTCTTTGAGTATGTATTGTATAAACAAATTACGGAAAAGGATCATATTTGCCTCTGTATTCTTCAAAAAAAGTTATACTCCTTACCGTCCAACTTTGAACATGTGTTACTTGCAATATTAATGTTGTAATTAAACATGATGTTTATTCCTTAGTCTCTTTAGGAGAGAAGATGGAACCGCGAAGGAGAAGGAAGaagaacaaagttgaagggAGAAACAACACTAGTGAAGTTGTGATGAGGAAGAGGAAGTTGCTTAGTGAAGAACAAGTTAATCTTCTTGAACGAAGTTTTGGGGACGAGCACAAACTAGAGATGGAGAGGAAGGCCCAGCTTGCTTCTGAGCTTGGCCTTGATCCTCATCAAGTCGCGGTGTGGTTCCAAAACAGGAGGGCTAGATGGAAGAACAAGAAAATCGAGGAGGAATACTCCAAGCTAAAGACTCAACATGAGACTACCATCATTGAGAAATATCGTCTTGAAACTGAGGTACATATGTGGTCATTCTGTTCCACTTGATGTGACATTACTATTATAATTATcgataaagtaaaaaaaaaggtttatttttttcattttaatttgttatattaGTATGACTTATAATAGTATGTCATAtgtagtttatatatatatatatatatatatatatatatatatatataaatttagtttaaaaaaatttgaagattctaTGTGTTAGATTCATCGAAGATTTATTATTAGTTTGACCTTCATACTTAGATGTGtacattttccttttccttGTAGGTGTTGAAGATGAAAGAGCAATTGTGTGAAGCAGAAATGGAGATACAAAAGCTTTTATTGGAACGTAAAAGTGATATTTCAAGCAATAATAGCCCAATTTCATCAATATTCTCAATGGAGCAGCAACATTTTGATCTTGGGGAGTTTGGAATGGAGGGGAAATTAATGGATGATAATATGTTCTTTGTTGCTGATAATCAAAGTACTTATATAACTCTTTGGGATAATTAGAATGGGTTTAAATTTATAATCNNNNNNNNNNNNNNNNNNNNNNNNNNNNNNNNNNNNNNNNNNNNNNNNNNNNNNNNNNNNNNNNNNNNNNNNNNNNNNNNNNNNNNNNNNNNNNNNNNNNNNNNNNNNNNNNNNNNNNNNNNNNNNNNNNNNNNNNNNNNaaaaaaaaaaacccgactatatttgggttggtttgattttaactaaaaaaacccaacccgagaccaaaccaacccgacattatatatgtaattttaaaattttattttatacttaaaaatgtttattgatatataatttatatatttttcttaatctttCTCACAATTTTATGTTTAATATTAGTGGACTTTGGGCTACATTGTTGACTTGAGCCCACTTATTATTTTTAGGAATAAACAAAAGCccaaataaattatacaattcAACTAGCCCTATATAATATTGGgtaaattacagaaatcacatacttttaagcaaaattacaatttatcccttaaaagcttataattacagaaatccctcattttcattttcgtgcatcagattagtgtatcaacgcttatattattgtatctcgcgcatcagattaatgtatcaacgcttatattattatatctcGCGCATGTATCAACACTTATATAGCtctgatacattaatttgatgcgcgagatacaataatataagcgctgatacactaatttgatgcgcgaaaatgagggattttagagatttgtaaaacttataggagataatggtaataagtaaactaaaatgtgagatttctataatttttcctATAATATTCTCTATCTCATTTAACAAAGGTCATTAGGTCATCAGCTCAAAAGCAACTCTTCACCTTCAAAGGCTTAGTCACTGTTAGGTTTTACTTCTTAGCTATTAGGGCATATATTGAGCTCGTCTTTTTGATTTTAGTTCAAATCATCATCAACTCATCTTAATTTGGGTAAGTAATTGCTACTAACTcgttttttgatatttttcttgtattgcCATTGTCAACAACATCACAATTTTGGGTAGTTGAATCATAGatataaacttaaaaattatacatCTTGGTGTCCATATCTATGGTGTGTTAAGCTTAGCAACAAGatgatgataatttttttgcaTATAAGTTTCACTTATTTCTCTCTTTACTTATGTTGTTTCAATGCAATGAAAAAGAGGCAAGTGTTTCACTCATTGCTTTTGGTTCCATTTGTATAGAGGTTTTTGTACTGTAAACATCGTGATGGTCCGCAAAGATAAGGAAAAACAAGTgatagagataaaaatttaagagACTATTAGATTTTGATAGCAATAGCTAgtaatatacatcaaactttTCTAATCAAATATTTTGTACTAT
Protein-coding regions in this window:
- the LOC125860973 gene encoding homeobox-leucine zipper protein ATHB-21-like isoform X2 translates to MSSSKVDDQMELISHFYPHIYAQLAQEQGEKMEPRRRRKKNKVEGRNNTSEVVMRKRKLLSEEQVNLLERSFGDEHKLEMERKAQLASELGLDPHQVAVWFQNRRARWKNKKIEEEYSKLKTQHETTIIEKYRLETEVLKMKEQLCEAEMEIQKLLLERKSDISSNNSPISSIFSMEQQHFDLGEFGMEGKLMDDNMFFVADNQSTYITLWDN
- the LOC125860973 gene encoding homeobox-leucine zipper protein ATHB-40-like isoform X1, which produces MSSSKVDDQMELISHFYPHIYAQLAQEQVSLGEKMEPRRRRKKNKVEGRNNTSEVVMRKRKLLSEEQVNLLERSFGDEHKLEMERKAQLASELGLDPHQVAVWFQNRRARWKNKKIEEEYSKLKTQHETTIIEKYRLETEVLKMKEQLCEAEMEIQKLLLERKSDISSNNSPISSIFSMEQQHFDLGEFGMEGKLMDDNMFFVADNQSTYITLWDN